Proteins encoded together in one Hevea brasiliensis isolate MT/VB/25A 57/8 chromosome 16, ASM3005281v1, whole genome shotgun sequence window:
- the LOC131174669 gene encoding uncharacterized protein LOC131174669, with the protein MELERNSTSANSSGSAYDSVEIFVELVPSSQSISLLFSYTASISSFIQWFKTFSAPATDALKMNLDAAIIEGVCCGLGKVLRNHKGEILMSAAFRLDHSLPPEDAEVEAACLGIQRARDAGFRVFTLEFDSFLLVNHVQKRLVLPSYLGTRIQSLLMEMDDCSFVDCLHVFREANLVAHALAKFALNLDVDEPILMEEFPPSISGLVALDALSI; encoded by the exons ATGGAGCTGGAGCGCAACTCTACGTCAGCTAATTCATCAGGATCTGCATATGACTCTGTGGAAATATTTGTGGAACTTGTGCCTTCCTCCCAAA GTATCTCACTTTTGTTCAGTTATACCGCATCCATTTCATCTTTTATTCAGTGGTTTAAA ACCTTTAGTGCCCCTGCTACTGATGCATTGAAAATGAATCTGGATGCAGCAATTATTGAAGGAGTTTGTTGTGGATTAGGAAAGGTGCTACGTAATCATAAAGGGGAGATTCTTATGTCTGCTGCTTTTCGCCTTGACCATTCTCTTCCACCTGAAGATGCGGAAGTAGAGGCTGCTTGTCTTGGTATTCAGCGTGCACGAGATGCTGGGTTTCGAGTTTTCACATTAGAATTTGATTCCTTCCTTCTCGTTAATCATGTGCAGAAGAGATTGGTGTTGCCTTCGTATTTGGGAACCAGAATCCAATCACTCTTAATGGAGATGGATGATTGCAGCTTTGTCGATTGTCTTCATGTGTTTAGAGAGGCTAATCTGGTTGCTCATGCACTTGCAAAATTTGCATTGAACCTTGATGTTGACGAACCCATTTTGATGGAAGAGTTTCCTCCTTCCATATCTGGTCTTGTAGCTCTGGATGCTTTGTCCatctga